The Notolabrus celidotus isolate fNotCel1 chromosome 19, fNotCel1.pri, whole genome shotgun sequence DNA window ATGAATCTGATCTGTAATGACATACCCCATGTTCCCCTTTGAGAGAAATATGGTACCATGTGTAGTATTTAGTTTCTTTGTTCCATGATGGTGAGTGGGATCATTGCCATTGATCTCTTTGTTCTCTATTGACAGTGACACCTTTTTTTCCTTACAGCTAATAGATTCCATTATTTAAAACCATGCTAGGATGAAGAAGCTACATTGTTTTGTCACACAGAGAGAAGCCTAAATGTAGACCTTGACAAAACAGCCCACACTAGCATTCTGATAAGGTCACTGACTGAAGAATGTAAGTCTAGTCTTACACCTTAATTTGTTGAAGCAGCTTAACAACGGTTTAGgaaaatgtgtttgcaagtgAGTTAGCTTGTTAGTTATACAGCATTATCATATCAGCCAATGTTGCTTTGGTTTGATCAAATACTGGTGTGCTCACTTGCATTGCGAACAACACTGTCTTACAATAGACTGTAAGGTAAACAACAAAGTTTGCTTACTTTGTCTCTTGTTCCTTGCTGGTGCTCTACCTGCCAGTCACTGCCAATCAATTAATAACACACATATCCATCAACTGAGTCAAATAAAAGTATTTCTGATGCTGCCCCCaaacctttttttctccatattaACAATTCATCAAAGAACCTTTTGActgcaaaatgtaaaactacatagggactttttaaaattagatttCAGGCAGCATATAAATAATTTTTAGTCTCCCTCCCTTTAGCCTGCCTGAGAAATAAGagaatgtggaagtgcaaaacaactgcagttcctcaggtgtccacttgaggcggACTCCAAAATGTATCTAGAGGatttgcttgaggctggctccggaagtaccggaagtcacatacacatgaatgggaaaaagacgatctttacagcagaaataaacatgtttacagcctggtacaaaagacgagtgtagtctggatagcgcATTTCTcaaacagcacacactgtgaggggggtgaatttttttctaacgcagcaattttgaagatattgagattacgagtcttccaatgagaggcacagctgactgcggaaacactgcagctgttggctaggaggctcaaactccgcctctttacgtcacactgtctcgacagaagcaatatggctgccgtcacGGATCCTCcgtccatatttcataaagTCTATGATCTAGACCCTTTTAGGGGAGACGTCATGGTGATGTCATGGTATTAGCTGGAGGCATACAAAGCCACACCTGTGACACCAGTTTAAAAATGTCGTCTTTGAGAAGTATTAAGAGGAATATTTGGATTTCTCTCTAACTGTAACTTTTAAGCGAATGAGCCAACGTTAGCTTCATtagcaaaacaaaatgaaggaaACTGTTTATTGGTCATCCTCCTGTATTTGATGGCCTTTGTAGTCAACCACAAATATATAGACATCTAAAGGCTCAAATGACCTTAGTTTGTCTTTAGTCAGATTACTAAGTTTGTCAGTATTATCTTATTGAAGTAACACTTGGTCCCAGACAGTAAGTGACCTCACATATTCAAAGagagacatactgtatgttatcTTTCGCCATTGTGTTGGTTACCATGTCCTGAGGATTGTTTTGCCTCCAGCTTAGCCCCGCCCACCCTAAAACATCATGCTGTTTACTGGTCTATAGGAACTCCCAttaacaccaatgttaaagtggaAGTTTAccccaaaaataaacatgtatacagcatggtaaaaaaaaatcccatgtATACACAGTATATACGTACTGCATACAAACatagttttggtctgaatactTAATTGCTTTACAACATATTTTCCTCAAACCTATAAGACAGTCAATTAGGAACTACAAGCATCTATAAATCAAAattgaaatgacaaataaaccagccacttataTACAACAGATCTTAGAGACAGACTCAGAGGGGGATACTGATCTGGAAACCCCATGCAGACCTTATGTTTGCCACTATCATTTATAATGTAAGAGGGGCACATCTGGCACTCAGCTCAATTATATCGCTGGTGGCtgaccacacacacgcacggaTAATCTTGCACAGTAGGacacaaggtttttttttcctccagcagATAAAAGACATTCTTGTCACCTCTGCGGTCTTGTGTGAAGTATGCATGTTAGTCATGTTAGTCAGATTAATTGAAGATGAACGgtgcaaaaaaaatgctttcatcgtttaaaaagacaggaaaaaggAGAGTTATAACAAACAGGTAATCTAaggtgataaaaataaaatatcttgATGATAAACCCTTCAGACTTATGTCCATTTTAATAATTCACATGAGCATAATTCTTGTCCAGTGGGATTTAAGGGGATGACAGGGGAAAGCGCTCACTTACAGCCCTACTACCCGGGAGATCGCATTACCGGCTATAGTGCATTAGGATGATGAGAGCACCTGCTCACTCTCCTGGTTATtatcagagagagaaagcaggtCAGAGTTTCTGgagttaaattaaaatgtggTGATTAATAATTATgtgtgtggagggagggagagatgtgGAGTATGATTAAGCTGTAATAGGAAGAAACTCTGATTAAATGGAGCATTAACAGTATTGCAGTTGCATAAAGAGACAGTGATGACATAGCCACGGCCACACtgcaacaataatgataattaaaaaaaacgtagCCTTCAACAACGTGGGAAGGAGAAAATAATCATTGAATTGTGAGGATATTAGCACAATTTCCTGacataattaaaaacaacaaagggcCCCACAGATCCATACCTTGGCTCCTCTGGAGAACCAGGGTCAGAAAACTTTGGGTGGATGAGGTTTCTTGAGGAACACTTGCACCCAAAGTGAAGCTACAGCTAGCAGCTGATTAGCATGACTCAGCAAAGAGTGGCAACATCAGAAAGCAGTTGGCTTACAGTCTTGCGGTTTTAGACCAATATATAATTTGACATATTGCTAAGACTTGTTGTTACATTAATATTATAATTGGATTAAGATAAATTAGAAATGTTTTGAAactgattttattaaatttggACCAAGCCAAGCAAGCTTTTACCTCTTGTTTCATGGTTTATGCTAGGCCAGACTAATTAGCTTCTAGTACTACACACAACTGGTCTCAACCAACTTTTCTAACTTGAAAGAAGTAAGTTAAAAAGTGAATCACTTTTACTCCCCTAATGTCAAACTTATCTTTTTTCAATGCAGTATATATCAACATTATATATGACTTACCTTTGGTTCACTACTTTGTTCTCACCTCTGTCAGTGCGAGGAGACCGGATCTCCTTAAACGCAATGCAGATTTTCTGggtccacacacacgcactgggCCATGTCAAACTGCGATGTAATGAGTAACAGTAACTAGCCAACCAAGCTTAATGAGTGCTATAAAGTGCATATAGTCCCAGACACACAAACCATCCTCTGAAGCATGCGAGTCATCaagctgtgttcacacacatacaaacaatgTAATGTAACACATATGTAAGATACAGAAAGCAATGGTCTTTCATTTGGCAGCTGTCATATCAGATCTCTTAACGCACAAACTCATGTATGGCGGTAAAAAAATAATGACCATGAAACATCCTATCTAACCACAGAGGAAGGGCTGTCCTTGCTCCCACACGATCTCCACTGATCCTTGATTCATGAGGAACATACCAGTCTCCATCAATAACCACAACGAGAAACCCCAGAGCGCTCTGGCTTCACATTTCAAACAACTTCCAGATTAACAGTGCGGAGGAGGAAAGCCACAACAATAGCAGGAATATTAAAAGCAGAGTCTGCTGCAGACTGCTGCGCTCAGCAGAACAGAGGGATTATTATCAGTGAGGGTGGGAGACAGATCGCCTAGTCATGAAATGAGAAACTAGTTTGAAAAGgtcttaaaatgtaaaatgcagCCGCTTCATCTCCGTGCCAGAAAACCCAAATCCACAAGAGCCCTCTAAATACTGGACTCAAGGTCTTGTGAATAGAAAATTAAGTATatttaaagtaattaaaatCACCATCAATccaaatatgaaacattttcttcTAAATTTTGGTATACTTGTGGTAaagccccttttttttttttttttttttaaataaagtaactAATTCCACAAACCACTCAGAATAGCAACACTGAAGCTTTTTAGGTAAAGCAGCACCTGCAAGGCACTGATTGCCGCCATTGATGGTTCTTGTTTGCAGCAGTTGAGTGTCAACTTTggtgtctgttgttgttgttgttgacttgttatttattgaagttatgtcttttttttagcatttttgcctttattggataggaaagctggagagagacaggaattgtggggagtagagagagggggaagacatgcagcaaatggcagaggtcaggagtcgaacctgcgaccactgcgacgaggactacagcctctatatatggggtgcgcttagaccactaggccaatgaTGCCCCTTGACATGGATTATTAAGTGAAGGAGCATTTTGTGTTCTTCAGTTAAACAGGTATTGTGATATATCACTTTTTGATTGTCTTCAAATATATTTTGGAAATTATTGCTATAATGGGCCATGTATTGTGTACCAACCGTCAATCAACAGTTCCCACCCCTAATGATAACTCCCTATTCAGGGACAAAATTAATGAATATTTTCCAGTGATAGGTCTTCTGTTTTCTTGATCTGACATCTCAAGCAAAGCCCAGACTGTCAACAAAGTCTAATCAGCAAAAttaaccttttattaaaaaagagtttctctttttaaatgttacGTTGCAAATCATTACATTCAAATTTCCAGAGACTTTCCGGATAGAACAGAGGACTGCAAGATTCATTTTTAGACCTTCTAAGCCTGTATCAAACTGTCTCAGGCTTCATTAATTACATAGATTCGCCcctacatttttttctgttaattcCAGAATAGCTTCCTGAGAAACGTTGAGACTCAACAAAGCCACCCTTTTATCTGCTTTGGACTGGTAAATAAAAAACTACATTGAGAGAAGTTAAAGTGTTTGCAGTACAAACACTTGGAAGACAGATGAAACGGGGTGAATTTGTCGACTGATCCCACTTTTCTGCTTTCTTATGTGAAAGAAAACCAGTAAATCCTAGGCATGATAATGGGTGGTCTAGAAGaaatcttcatctctctctctccctcttgctTTTTCTCTTACATTCAGTCTCTTGACCTCTGCCAAGTAGGGCaccagaagaggaagaaaagaagggcTTTGCTGTCTTAATAAGCACCTGTCTAGGGGGGAGACCAGAAATTCCTGtctggtttctctctctgtgtgtgtgtgtgtgtgtgtgtgtgtgtgtgtgtgtgtgtgtgtgtgtgtgtgtgtgtgtgtgtgtgtgtgagtgtgtttgtgtatctagTAAGCCCCATCACAACGGAGATCAGTGATTGCTTGTCATTTGTTGACAGGAAAGCCACAGGTGCAGGTCTTTCCTGCTCTATTACTCTTTTTTGGAAGTGTGCTTAGTTCAGAGTTTCAGCATTGGTCTATTCAGAGGCAAATGTCCAGCTACAGTCCAATCTTTGTTTGCCCTCCCAACATCATcaatttctctccctcttcgTTCCTTTCCTCAGACTCAGCTGGGGTGTTATTCAAAATTAGATATGCAAACAAATGGCAGTTTAAGTTGGAGGTAGTGtaatttggcttcacttcaggGTGAGAAAAGGCCTTATTGTTTGCTGACTGAAAACAACTGTGAAGGATGCCAAAGACTTTATAAAGTCATAATTTAGACAATTTAGATTAACACCATAAATTGGGAGACATGGTAAAACTTGTTTGAATGTGCGCTCGTTTGTTACATGATGAGTGTTCAAGCATTTAGAATGAATTGCAAATACCTAGAAGTACCAGAATATAAAAAACCTCTTCAGTTACTAGTACTACACCCTTGGGCGCTTAAGTCTTTATTGATACCATCAATTCACCACTATTTATTCACTGTAAGGAAACCTCACTTAAGTATAGTGGTAGCTGATTTGTATTCAAGACCATTGACACCctattttgtcaaaaaaatgaaaatgacaacAGTTGCTAACATACTGTATGAGGTTAAGCTAGCTTAAAAGCTAATGTTCACTTTAAATGAGTGTTAAATCAAACTTAAGCCCtaaaatgttacattaaaaaagatacacaactccccccaacccaatgaacaagaaggtgagcaacgtaacatgtcaattagcattattgaagggggtctgtgggaatctcttttttctctctctatctgtactattacaaaagcctataaaaacaaagctatagctaagctacataagctacagcctctagtctgttttggatgctgggcaggttgaagcattgagtgattttgtctgttttaatgtcacagagattactcaaataataccttaaagtcagatattttgatgctgactgaaTTTTGGGCGGTCCCACAAGGGGCAATTTGTTTAAGTAGCTTTAACCTCTTAATattgtgtttagtgttttgaaaaagtgTGTCTtagaactgcaatttgagtgtaaagcaggaattgtgcttgtagttcagtagaattggttcagggggttggtgtatgggttacatgttgtggtcattgtgtctcaagtacTAGTAATTGTGTGTAAACAGTTGAGAAAAACTGTGtactgtctgtagtaagtgtaacacagaacaaaaaaaaaggcctaagtcattatgatgaatggagaagaagtgttttccattgagcacatcagtgttcaactggtttATATAAATGTCTAGtcatatggtggtttgtgtgtgtgatttgaaaacaaaataccattttgagaagaaataacattgttttgaatataaagtttaattttgcaggagaactgaGGGGGTTttgcccagtgtgtgtgtgtgtgtgtgtgtgtgtgtgttttgatttgtgtgtacaGTTCTTAGAGTATGAGGCAtggtttcagaaaatgtgtgtaaaaaattgagaaaaacCGTAAATTCAAACAAATGAATTTCATAATGCAGACAAACAGCCTGTATAAACCGGTATAAACAGATACAGTAGCTCACTGTCACATTCTATTGCTATACTATGATGTCACAGTGTATTCTCCTCAAAAAAGTCTATAAATGATCAGACTTTCCTGCAATCTTCTCATTCGAGCCACCAGAgcaagagacaaacagacattGAATTGACTTCAATTGTTAAACAATAGTTCACCAGAACATCCACGAATATCATTGAgatgaagaagatcacaaagaaaggaaagaacagGAAGACCGCCGTCCCTGTCTTGCAGGTGTGGACTGAGGAAGCAGATGCCCTCAGAACGCATATGAAGCCTGCGGACCTTGAGGACGAGGAGGATGCCATCATCCCAGTCTGGCAGTTGGGAGTGAAGGTGGTCCAACAGGTGGACACAGAAGAATTTCCAGCACTGCAGAAGGAGCCATTAAAACGGCAATCTCTTCTGCAGGAGCCAAAAGCAGACAGTGTAGGTTCCAGCCAGGTTCAGGTCCAGGTTCAGATCCCTGAGCCTGAATGCCAAATTGAACAACCTGCCCTTGAAATGGAAAAAGAGGAGCCAAGAGAGACAGATGAAGCCCAGCAAACAGAGGTGATCAGACTGCAGGCTGAACTGTCTCGCATGTGCATGGCCCTGCAGAATCAGTCACTACTGTGGGGAAATGACAGAGCCATTCTCCTTGGAGAAAATGCCACACTGCGTGATGCACTGTACCATGCAAACCTGGCACTAGAGAATCAGAAGCGTCAGTGCACAGAGGACCGATCCAGCCTCCACGCGGAGGTGATCACTCCGCCTGATTTTCAAACACAGGTCTCCAACCAGCAGGAGACAGCAGAGGTGGCTGTCCCTGAAATTGTAAAGGAGGAGCCAAGTGTGACAGAAGAACATCCAGCCCAGCAAACAGAGGTGACCAGACTGCAGGCTGAACTGTCTCGCGTTTCCATCGCCCTTCACAATCAGTCACTACTGTGGGGATATGACAGAGCTGTTCTCCTTAAAGAAAACTCCAGACTGCGTGACGCACTTTACCACGCAAACATGGCAGTGGAGATGATGAGGCGTCAGTGCACAGAGGACCGGCCCAGTCTCCAGGCGGTGGTGACCACCAACAAAGACCaccagagggaggagaaagactCACCTCTCTTGGCCGAGACTCTGAAGGAGAACGCCACCATGAAAGCTGCACTGATCCAGGCCAAGGAAGAACTACAGAACAAAAGCCGAGAGTGGGAAGAGGAAAGATCCTTTCTGCTGTTGGTGAATGACGAAACAATCAAGCTACAGGATGCTCTCTGCCAGGCCCAAGAAGACCTGAAGAGACAGAAGCAGCAGTGGGATGATGACAAGTCCCATGTTCCCTCTGCCGAAAAGGAAACCAGCATGTTAAAGGCTGCTCTGTACCAGGCCCAGGAAGAACtgaggaaacagcagcagcagtggaacCAGGACAAGTCACGCCTCTTAAAAGAGCAGAAGGAGACAACATCCAAGCTGGAGGCTGACTTGCGTCAAGCCAAGATTAAAACCCAGTGTTCCCTTGATTCAGAGGAGAGGACCAAGCTCCTGTTCAGAGATATGGCACAAAAGGCAAAGCTAAATCAAGAACAGTGGGAGGAGGACAGGTCCCGTCTCCTGGCAGAACGTGAGGTGGAGACCACCATGATGCAGCAGGCAAAAATGGACCTGCATACCCAAAAGTGTGagtgggagaaggagagagcacAGTTCCTCGCAGAGCAGAAAGAAGCTCTCAAGATAAAGACCGCCCTGAACAAGGCCCAAGAGGAGCTGAAAGAACAAAAGCTGCAGTGGGAGCAGGAGAAGGCCTCTTTCCGGGAGACTTTAACAGTCATCAATGAGTCTCTggaggatgaagagaaagacagaaacaagacTGAAAACACTTTAATGGACAGACTGAGGAACCTGGAGACTCAGGTCGAGGAGGCGAGGAAACCACCAAAAAAGTCCTTCAAGAAAAAGTTCCTGAACTTCTTTAAAAGAGATGCCAGGACTCCCTCTCCTACCTCTGACACCCTCATCCAAGACCCTTCAACTACTCACTCCTAACTCTACCTCTAAAACACACCAATAACACAATAcatgcaataaaaataataactattaaaattgaatcaataaaaaaaaaatcaaaaaattaagaagttgctgaactgACTTGCTTATTATATAAAAGCATAGGCTGCATTTCCTTGTATGACCAAAGTTCCCACAttttaacatcatttaaaaaaatttagtTATTTTGGCAATAACAACTTTTGATGAAATATTTTCTATGGTATGCAGCTAAGTggtcctgtttttaaaatgattatcaCCCAGTTGTGTTAGACCAGAAAAATCAACAACTAACATTCATCAGCCTATATCAATCTGGAAATGATGAACCTAAACGTATTTAACAGTGAGTGTTTTTATATGTCAGCCTGCAGGCATTTTGTGTACCTAAGCTTGAGTATTAAGAGCAGCCCTTTTGATCAATCTGTTTGCTTTGGTCTTGAGCCTTATTAGATGAATGGGTCAGGCTTCTATTTCTGGAGCTGGATTTGCTCTAATGCGCCAGACATAATCAATAAAATGAGCCACCTTATCAGACATGCCTGATAAATCTTACAAATGTGATGGAATACATTTGTGATAGCTATTTAATGACTTACATATTGATATTTACACACTATTTAATCTATTCTGTTTAAAAACATTGAACTTCAAACTCAGGCTGAGGCTGGACCCGTTTTACTGATGCCCCATTTTTCAAAGTAATTAAATCAGGCAGGCCTAAATGCATAAAAATGAGTACATGTTATGAATAAAGATCAATCATGAACAAACTTGCAAGGAAAAAATCAGGATATAAACAGGTCAGAATTAAGGGAAAACTAGAAGAGAGGAAGTAATGTGCTCAGAGAAGGAAAGGGGAAAAGAAAAATCCTAAGTGATGAGACAATAGACAAGATCTTCCTGTTGTTCAAACCTAAGCAGCGAGGATGTCCCTTGCAAATGGGGGGtttaatcaca harbors:
- the LOC117831470 gene encoding trichohyalin-like produces the protein MKKITKKGKNRKTAVPVLQVWTEEADALRTHMKPADLEDEEDAIIPVWQLGVKVVQQVDTEEFPALQKEPLKRQSLLQEPKADSVGSSQVQVQVQIPEPECQIEQPALEMEKEEPRETDEAQQTEVIRLQAELSRMCMALQNQSLLWGNDRAILLGENATLRDALYHANLALENQKRQCTEDRSSLHAEVITPPDFQTQVSNQQETAEVAVPEIVKEEPSVTEEHPAQQTEVTRLQAELSRVSIALHNQSLLWGYDRAVLLKENSRLRDALYHANMAVEMMRRQCTEDRPSLQAVVTTNKDHQREEKDSPLLAETLKENATMKAALIQAKEELQNKSREWEEERSFLLLVNDETIKLQDALCQAQEDLKRQKQQWDDDKSHVPSAEKETSMLKAALYQAQEELRKQQQQWNQDKSRLLKEQKETTSKLEADLRQAKIKTQCSLDSEERTKLLFRDMAQKAKLNQEQWEEDRSRLLAEREVETTMMQQAKMDLHTQKCEWEKERAQFLAEQKEALKIKTALNKAQEELKEQKLQWEQEKASFRETLTVINESLEDEEKDRNKTENTLMDRLRNLETQVEEARKPPKKSFKKKFLNFFKRDARTPSPTSDTLIQDPSTTHS